From one Peptoniphilaceae bacterium AMB_02 genomic stretch:
- a CDS encoding peptidylprolyl isomerase, with the protein MTTDNIRAKVENLEITQDDVQNFINMLSPEARIQFSNEEGFSKITDELVNQELLYLDAIAKKLDQDPAYIKEVELAKINILKQFALANLFKDIKITDEELNEYYESHKQHFTRPMQMNASHILVESEDEAKKIKVRIEAGESFENLAKELSNCPSKEAGGNLGTFSPGQMVKEFDDVCQEIEIGTISDPVKTQFGYHIIKVNDRKEPSTITFEEAKEDMLKQYTAIKQQELYLNKTIELQKDYKVEKFY; encoded by the coding sequence ATGACAACAGATAATATTAGAGCAAAAGTAGAAAATTTAGAGATTACTCAGGATGATGTACAAAACTTTATTAATATGTTAAGTCCTGAAGCTAGAATTCAGTTTAGTAATGAAGAAGGTTTCAGTAAAATTACTGATGAACTTGTCAATCAAGAGTTGCTTTATCTAGATGCAATTGCTAAAAAACTTGACCAGGATCCTGCATATATAAAAGAAGTTGAATTGGCAAAGATTAATATTTTAAAACAATTTGCACTTGCTAATCTTTTTAAAGATATAAAGATAACCGATGAAGAACTGAATGAGTACTATGAAAGCCATAAACAACATTTTACAAGACCAATGCAGATGAATGCTTCACATATTTTAGTAGAATCAGAAGATGAAGCTAAAAAAATTAAGGTCAGAATAGAAGCAGGTGAGTCTTTTGAAAATCTAGCTAAAGAATTATCCAATTGTCCTTCAAAAGAAGCAGGCGGTAACTTAGGTACTTTCTCTCCAGGACAAATGGTTAAAGAATTTGATGATGTTTGTCAAGAGATCGAAATAGGTACCATTTCTGATCCTGTAAAAACTCAGTTTGGCTACCATATTATTAAAGTAAACGATAGAAAAGAACCATCTACTATAACATTTGAGGAAGCTAAGGAAGATATGTTAAAACAATATACCGCTATTAAACAACAAGAATTATACCTAAATAAAACCATTGAACTTCAAAAGGATTATAAAGTAGAAAAATTCTATTAA
- a CDS encoding S1-like domain-containing RNA-binding protein produces the protein MLGKSYKARIKTKNNRGAILVTSENKKLLLPASELGNDDIIDTELNVFVYNFDRGEYIATKKTPLIELGQLKVLEVKEISKIGIFLDWGLEKDLFLPFQEVTFKPHKGMHYLFGLYVDKSNRLCATMRIKESLVPNDCYKENDWITGTVYGVNRDYGAFVAVDNKYDGLVHNKDLLGVVTEGESLRARVISITDDGKLNLSLRDRAHMVIDDDADKIYSKLVKNDGFLRFNDKSSPNEIRKTFGISKSSFKKAIGKLYKNKKIEFFNDGIKLKR, from the coding sequence ATGCTTGGTAAAAGCTATAAAGCAAGAATTAAGACAAAAAATAATAGAGGAGCAATATTAGTAACTTCTGAGAATAAAAAGTTATTACTTCCGGCTTCTGAGTTAGGAAATGATGATATAATAGATACAGAACTTAATGTTTTTGTCTATAATTTTGACCGCGGTGAATACATCGCAACAAAGAAGACGCCATTAATTGAACTTGGCCAGCTGAAAGTTTTAGAAGTAAAAGAAATTTCAAAGATAGGAATTTTTCTTGACTGGGGTTTAGAAAAAGATTTATTTTTGCCATTCCAGGAAGTCACTTTTAAACCACATAAAGGAATGCACTATCTTTTTGGACTTTATGTAGACAAATCAAATAGATTATGTGCCACAATGAGAATTAAAGAATCCCTAGTGCCTAATGATTGTTACAAAGAGAATGATTGGATAACAGGTACTGTTTACGGCGTAAATAGAGACTATGGAGCTTTTGTAGCTGTGGATAATAAATACGATGGGCTCGTACACAATAAAGATTTATTAGGTGTTGTTACAGAAGGAGAATCTTTAAGAGCTAGAGTTATATCTATTACAGATGATGGTAAATTAAATCTGTCTTTAAGGGATAGAGCCCACATGGTTATAGATGATGACGCAGATAAGATCTATTCTAAACTAGTTAAAAATGATGGATTTTTACGTTTTAACGACAAGAGCAGTCCAAATGAAATTAGAAAAACTTTTGGAATTAGTAAGTCTTCTTTTAAAAAAGCTATCGGAAAGCTATATAAAAATAAAAAAATTGAGTTTTTCAATGATGGAATCAAATTAAAAAGATAG